In one Myripristis murdjan chromosome 5, fMyrMur1.1, whole genome shotgun sequence genomic region, the following are encoded:
- the sfi1 gene encoding protein SFI1 homolog isoform X1 — protein MQTNTRKPQPLKSRVSTVRSGGETKVHSRKVPYRVGYTWNRGGRLKELRIRHLARKFLNKWIYNTFGRVHPQKARCHHARVVLLRAFGAWRDEWWSCRREWSLTVRAQCHYRYYLYNWIFHSWRGFVSVQREKKKKVQNAQSFAEDRRMHLVWDRWEIFLEMRRMKRRMNESALQKKKLAVLRSAWSAWQMKLQQRHDLHALEEQALQQRALTLQRMAWLKWKELHTAACSQREKESKASLHFILGLRRKALTQWIRYVSYRQAKKQPQAVAVRAQHLRLVRGCWSKWRNGLYRKWSEEDRQQAAGHLSKQSIQRWALERWRTYVNLCREEAERNHIATQHHQLQLLRAGLQGLSLNVSWSKVHRLNKNMAVQHCCQTITSKYWRLWQDRLEEAEDKAFHPQVQMALTHYSTSLLSSCFRHWTEKLAERRYMQGLEHRAEAWFAQRMLPQCFTSWVEFTLQRRLHKKRREKAEVYNRQRQYTWVFYTWWEQSEKRKEEMLSVRMAILHEERCHAHRAWAHWRQRTQQQIDEREKQRASDSLYMHRLLQKTVKQWKDNSTEIRDRRNREEQACHQGDLRRMRWAVDRWKEFVQGKRVKHSRLEQMKHYHETKLLRHALEAWKKHQLQMAQIYSHAEKMNALKTHCFLRRILATWRENASLLAETRIMEQKAQNHFQHHLQLKVLLAWRVAATCAVSKLHQQGEILTRAQNHINQVSLRGIFNQWRKQTRKARTERMDSEKARQHHYSRLLSHALKAWKKHHHQYHKHQVMKRQGLLLLRLKTCQRYFEQWKTELQHRRKEAQQTELALWHWSLTLQAKVVLAWRLWVTERHKKNERLAGAAQFYRDQLLREGVAHVLTYVSHMKSFTSSLAERSQEQSSQHIQRVVRRCAMRWKQRTLCKAGRTQGVGELPPKKSVTFCLPAPGSPSTLHGLSCSDSVARRSEDGVLRELAQTRAARCQPRRCKELLESPVKMFHHNGIQGQAVTSTNTKNHIGGHQHTIPPPLEPGSSLHTGLPAVRLCLQPPTVPMNPKPPAVTQSTLISAAAHSEPHMPSTQGRQNQDVLLPPSAFITTNSQLKPGKTSNSSPGDASLVPPHHFVSYSSSNSGVCLRAASEGAEVQGAEEPFAGVETDDPTSTLTRELLRIQLDMKGFQQDRKQLRAWQRLKEVLKTWLHTSGKEEQMEKSTVSQELMELEEDINRLSTELEKQRPKMLLHAARVRHLQTLLRTSGADFLPRPPEERETNLSVLTT, from the exons ATGCAAACTAACACGAGAAAGCCGCAACCACTGAAATCCCGGGTGAGTACTGTCAGATCCGGCGGTGAAACCAAGGTGCACAGCCGAAAGGTCCCCTATAGAGTTGGATACACCTGGAACAGAGGTGGGAGACTCAAGGAGCTGAGAATAAG GCACCTGGCAAGGAAGTTCCTGAATAAATGGATTTACAACACTTTTGGTCGAGTCCATCCTCAGAAAGCCAG GTGCCACCATGCCAGGGTGGTCCTGCTCCGAGCCTTTGGAGCCTGGAGGGATGAGTGGTGGAGCTGTAGGAGGGAGTGGAGTCTCACCGTGCGGGCACAGTGTCATTACAG GTATTACCTCTATAACTGGATTTTCCACAGCTGGAGAGGCTTTGTGTCTgtgcagagagaaaagaagaagaaagtccAAAATGCCCAGTCCTTTG CTGAGGACCGACGGATGCACCTGGTGTGGGACAGGTGGGAGATTTTCCTGGAGATGAGACGAATGAAGCGCAGGATGAATGAATCTgctttgcaaaagaaaaaacttgCAGTTCTTCG ttCAGCGTGGAGCGCGTggcagatgaagctgcagcagcgtCATGACCTGCACGCGTTGGAGGAGCAGGCCCTGCAGCAGCGGGCACTGACGTTACAGAGAATG GCATGGCTTAAGTGGAAAGAATTGCACACGGCTGCCTGCTctcagagagagaaggaatcCAAGGCTTCACTCCACTTCATCCTTGGTCTGAGGAGAAAAGCATTAACTCAATGGATTCGTTATGTATCGTACCGAcaagcaaagaaacagccaCAAG CTGTGGCTGTGCGTGCCCAGCATCTCAGACTGGTCAGGGGGTGTTGGAGTAAATGGCGCAATGGATTGTATCGCAAATGGAGCGAGGAGGACCGCCAGCAGGCTGCAGGACATTTGTCAAAGCAGAGCATCCAGCGCTGGGCCCTGGAGCGCTGGAGAACTT ATGTGAATCTGTGCAGAGAGGAAGCTGAAAGAAACCACATCGCGACTCAACACCACCAGCTTCAGCTGCTG CGTGCTGGGTTGCAGGGGCTGTCCCTTAACGTCAGCTGGAGCAAAGTGCATCGATTGAACAAGAACATGGCCGTGCAgcattgttgtcaaact ATAACTAGCAAATATTGGAGATTATGGCAGGACCGCCTAGAGGAGGCCGAAGACAAGGCTTTTCATCCACAAGTACAAATGGCACTGACACACTacag CACTTCACTGTTGAGCAGCTGTTTTCGCCACTGGACAGAAAAGCTTGCTGAACGCAGATACATGCAG GGATTGGAGCATCGTGCAGAGGCCTGGTTCGCTCAACGCATGTTACCGCAGTGTTTCACTTCCTGGGTTGAATTTACCCTTCAGAGAAGACTGCataagaagagaagagagaaggctGAAGTCTATAATCG CCAGCGTCAGTACACTTGGGTCTTCTACACCTGGTGGGAACAGTCAGAAAAGCGGAAGGAGGAGATGCTCTCTGTGCGGATG GCAATTCTTCACGAGGAGAGGTGCCATGCGCACAGAGCCTGGGCTCACTGGAGGCAGCGAACGCAGCAGCAAATCgatgagagggagaaacagagggcTTCAGACAGTCTGTACATGCACAGGCTTCTGCAGAAGACAGTGAAACAGTGGAAGGATAACAGCACTGAGATACGGGACAG GAGAAACCGAGAGGAGCAGGCTTGTCATCAGGGTGACCTGCGGCGCATGAGATGGGCTGTGGATCGCTGGAAAGag TTTGTTCAGGGCAAGCGGGTGAAGCACAGCAGGCTGGAGCAGATGAAGCACTACCACGAGACTAAACTTCTCAGACATGCCCTGGAGGCCTGGAAG AAACACCAGCTGCAGATGGCCCAGATTTACAGTCATGCGGAGAAGATGAAcgcactgaaaacacattgctTTCTCAG gaggATTCTCGCCACGTGGAGGGAGAACGCTTCGCTTCTGGCAGAGACCAGAATCATGGAGCAAAAAGCCCAGAATCACTTCCAGCATCACCTTCAACTTAAG GTGCTTCTTGCTTGGAGAGTAGCTGCGACTTGTGCTGTGTCAAAACTCCACCAGCAGGGGGAGATACTGACCAGGGCTCAAAACCACATAAATCAAG TGTCATTACGAGGGATCTTCAACCAATGGAGGAAGCAAACAAGAAAAGCTCGGACCGAGAGGATGGATTCAGAAAAAGCCAGACAGCACCATTATTCCAGACTTCTTTCTCACGCACTGAAAGCATGGAAAAAGCATCACCACCAGTATCATAAACATCAG gtaATGAAACGACAAGGACTCTTGTTGCTGAGACTAAAGACTTGCCAGAGATACTTTGAGCAGTGGAAAACAGAG ctgcagcacagaagGAAAGAGGCTCAGCAGACGGAGCTGGCCCTTTGGCACTGGTCCCTCACTCTCCAGGCCAAG GTGGTGTTGGCGTGGAGGCTGTGGGTCACAGAGCGGCACAAGAAGAACGAGCGTCTGGCTGGAGCTGCTCAGTTCTACAGAGATCAGCTGCTGAGGGAGGGAGTGGCGCACGTCCTGACATATGTCTCTCACATGAAAAGCTTCACCTCTAGCCTTGCAGAACGCAGCCAAGAGCaa AGCTCACAGCACATCCAGAGAGTGGTTCGGCGATGCGCCATGCGATGGAAGCAGCGGACGCTATGCAAAGCGGGCAGGACGCAAGGGGTCGGAGAGTTACCTCCTAAAAAGAGCGTGAccttctgtctgcctgcaccTGGCTCACCGAGCACATTGCATGGGCTCTCTTGCTCCGACTCGGTAGCACGCAGATCTGAAGATGGGGTCCTCAGGGAGCT GGCTCAAACCCGCGCTGCTAGATGTCAGCCGCGTCGCTGCAAAGAACTGCTTGAGTCTCCTGTCAAAATGTTTCACCATAATGG TATCCAAGGGCAGGCAGTCACCAGCACTAATACTAAGAACCATATCGGAGGCCACCAACATACAATCCCACCTCCCTTGGAGCCAGGTTCTTCTTTACACACAGGCCTCCCTGCTGTGAGACTCTGCCTCCAGCCTCCTACAGTCCCCATGAACCCCAAGCCTCCAGCTGTGACCCAGAGCACCCTCATTTCTGCTGCGGCACACTCAGAGCCTCACATGCCCTCTACCCAGGGACGGCAAAACCAGGATGTCCTTTTACCTCCATCAGCTTTCATTACCACCAATTCTCAACTTAAG CCGGGAAAGACCAGCAACTCAAGTCCTGGAGATGCCTCACTTGTGCCGCCGCATCATTTTGTCTCCTACTCATCAAGTAATTCAG GGGTTTGTCTGCGAGCAGCCAGTGAAGGAGCTGAGGTTCAGGGTGCAGAGGAGCCGTTTGCTGGGGTAGAGACTGATGACCCAACATCAACCCTGACCAGAGAGCTGCTCAGAATTCAACTGGACATGAAGGGCTTCCAGCAGGACAGGAAGCAGCTCCG GGCATGGCAAAGGCTGAAAGAGGTATTGAAAACTTGGCTGCATACCAGTGGAAAGGAAgagcaaatggaaaaaagcaCTGTTAGTCAAGAGTTGATGGAG TTGGAGGAGGACATCAACAGACTGTCCACCGAGCTGGAGAAACAGAGGCCAAAAATGCTTCTTCATGCAGCCAGGGTCCGACATTTACAGACTCTCCTCCGCACCTCAGGAGCTGATTTTCTCCCCAGACcaccagaggagagagaaactaATCTTTCTGTGCTCACAACATGA
- the sfi1 gene encoding protein SFI1 homolog isoform X3, which yields MQTNTRKPQPLKSRVSTVRSGGETKVHSRKVPYRVGYTWNRGGRLKELRIRHLARKFLNKWIYNTFGRVHPQKARCHHARVVLLRAFGAWRDEWWSCRREWSLTVRAQCHYRYYLYNWIFHSWRGFVSVQREKKKKVQNAQSFAEDRRMHLVWDRWEIFLEMRRMKRRMNESALQKKKLAVLRSAWSAWQMKLQQRHDLHALEEQALQQRALTLQRMAWLKWKELHTAACSQREKESKASLHFILGLRRKALTQWIRYVSYRQAKKQPQAVAVRAQHLRLVRGCWSKWRNGLYRKWSEEDRQQAAGHLSKQSIQRWALERWRTYVNLCREEAERNHIATQHHQLQLLRAGLQGLSLNVSWSKVHRLNKNMAVQHCCQTITSKYWRLWQDRLEEAEDKAFHPQVQMALTHYSTSLLSSCFRHWTEKLAERRYMQGLEHRAEAWFAQRMLPQCFTSWVEFTLQRRLHKKRREKAEVYNRQRQYTWVFYTWWEQSEKRKEEMLSVRMAILHEERCHAHRAWAHWRQRTQQQIDEREKQRASDSLYMHRLLQKTVKQWKDNSTEIRDRRNREEQACHQGDLRRMRWAVDRWKEFVQGKRVKHSRLEQMKHYHETKLLRHALEAWKKHQLQMAQIYSHAEKMNALKTHCFLRRILATWRENASLLAETRIMEQKAQNHFQHHLQLKVLLAWRVAATCAVSKLHQQGEILTRAQNHINQVSLRGIFNQWRKQTRKARTERMDSEKARQHHYSRLLSHALKAWKKHHHQYHKHQLQHRRKEAQQTELALWHWSLTLQAKVVLAWRLWVTERHKKNERLAGAAQFYRDQLLREGVAHVLTYVSHMKSFTSSLAERSQEQSSQHIQRVVRRCAMRWKQRTLCKAGRTQGVGELPPKKSVTFCLPAPGSPSTLHGLSCSDSVARRSEDGVLRELAQTRAARCQPRRCKELLESPVKMFHHNGIQGQAVTSTNTKNHIGGHQHTIPPPLEPGSSLHTGLPAVRLCLQPPTVPMNPKPPAVTQSTLISAAAHSEPHMPSTQGRQNQDVLLPPSAFITTNSQLKPGKTSNSSPGDASLVPPHHFVSYSSSNSGVCLRAASEGAEVQGAEEPFAGVETDDPTSTLTRELLRIQLDMKGFQQDRKQLRAWQRLKEVLKTWLHTSGKEEQMEKSTVSQELMELEEDINRLSTELEKQRPKMLLHAARVRHLQTLLRTSGADFLPRPPEERETNLSVLTT from the exons ATGCAAACTAACACGAGAAAGCCGCAACCACTGAAATCCCGGGTGAGTACTGTCAGATCCGGCGGTGAAACCAAGGTGCACAGCCGAAAGGTCCCCTATAGAGTTGGATACACCTGGAACAGAGGTGGGAGACTCAAGGAGCTGAGAATAAG GCACCTGGCAAGGAAGTTCCTGAATAAATGGATTTACAACACTTTTGGTCGAGTCCATCCTCAGAAAGCCAG GTGCCACCATGCCAGGGTGGTCCTGCTCCGAGCCTTTGGAGCCTGGAGGGATGAGTGGTGGAGCTGTAGGAGGGAGTGGAGTCTCACCGTGCGGGCACAGTGTCATTACAG GTATTACCTCTATAACTGGATTTTCCACAGCTGGAGAGGCTTTGTGTCTgtgcagagagaaaagaagaagaaagtccAAAATGCCCAGTCCTTTG CTGAGGACCGACGGATGCACCTGGTGTGGGACAGGTGGGAGATTTTCCTGGAGATGAGACGAATGAAGCGCAGGATGAATGAATCTgctttgcaaaagaaaaaacttgCAGTTCTTCG ttCAGCGTGGAGCGCGTggcagatgaagctgcagcagcgtCATGACCTGCACGCGTTGGAGGAGCAGGCCCTGCAGCAGCGGGCACTGACGTTACAGAGAATG GCATGGCTTAAGTGGAAAGAATTGCACACGGCTGCCTGCTctcagagagagaaggaatcCAAGGCTTCACTCCACTTCATCCTTGGTCTGAGGAGAAAAGCATTAACTCAATGGATTCGTTATGTATCGTACCGAcaagcaaagaaacagccaCAAG CTGTGGCTGTGCGTGCCCAGCATCTCAGACTGGTCAGGGGGTGTTGGAGTAAATGGCGCAATGGATTGTATCGCAAATGGAGCGAGGAGGACCGCCAGCAGGCTGCAGGACATTTGTCAAAGCAGAGCATCCAGCGCTGGGCCCTGGAGCGCTGGAGAACTT ATGTGAATCTGTGCAGAGAGGAAGCTGAAAGAAACCACATCGCGACTCAACACCACCAGCTTCAGCTGCTG CGTGCTGGGTTGCAGGGGCTGTCCCTTAACGTCAGCTGGAGCAAAGTGCATCGATTGAACAAGAACATGGCCGTGCAgcattgttgtcaaact ATAACTAGCAAATATTGGAGATTATGGCAGGACCGCCTAGAGGAGGCCGAAGACAAGGCTTTTCATCCACAAGTACAAATGGCACTGACACACTacag CACTTCACTGTTGAGCAGCTGTTTTCGCCACTGGACAGAAAAGCTTGCTGAACGCAGATACATGCAG GGATTGGAGCATCGTGCAGAGGCCTGGTTCGCTCAACGCATGTTACCGCAGTGTTTCACTTCCTGGGTTGAATTTACCCTTCAGAGAAGACTGCataagaagagaagagagaaggctGAAGTCTATAATCG CCAGCGTCAGTACACTTGGGTCTTCTACACCTGGTGGGAACAGTCAGAAAAGCGGAAGGAGGAGATGCTCTCTGTGCGGATG GCAATTCTTCACGAGGAGAGGTGCCATGCGCACAGAGCCTGGGCTCACTGGAGGCAGCGAACGCAGCAGCAAATCgatgagagggagaaacagagggcTTCAGACAGTCTGTACATGCACAGGCTTCTGCAGAAGACAGTGAAACAGTGGAAGGATAACAGCACTGAGATACGGGACAG GAGAAACCGAGAGGAGCAGGCTTGTCATCAGGGTGACCTGCGGCGCATGAGATGGGCTGTGGATCGCTGGAAAGag TTTGTTCAGGGCAAGCGGGTGAAGCACAGCAGGCTGGAGCAGATGAAGCACTACCACGAGACTAAACTTCTCAGACATGCCCTGGAGGCCTGGAAG AAACACCAGCTGCAGATGGCCCAGATTTACAGTCATGCGGAGAAGATGAAcgcactgaaaacacattgctTTCTCAG gaggATTCTCGCCACGTGGAGGGAGAACGCTTCGCTTCTGGCAGAGACCAGAATCATGGAGCAAAAAGCCCAGAATCACTTCCAGCATCACCTTCAACTTAAG GTGCTTCTTGCTTGGAGAGTAGCTGCGACTTGTGCTGTGTCAAAACTCCACCAGCAGGGGGAGATACTGACCAGGGCTCAAAACCACATAAATCAAG TGTCATTACGAGGGATCTTCAACCAATGGAGGAAGCAAACAAGAAAAGCTCGGACCGAGAGGATGGATTCAGAAAAAGCCAGACAGCACCATTATTCCAGACTTCTTTCTCACGCACTGAAAGCATGGAAAAAGCATCACCACCAGTATCATAAACATCAG ctgcagcacagaagGAAAGAGGCTCAGCAGACGGAGCTGGCCCTTTGGCACTGGTCCCTCACTCTCCAGGCCAAG GTGGTGTTGGCGTGGAGGCTGTGGGTCACAGAGCGGCACAAGAAGAACGAGCGTCTGGCTGGAGCTGCTCAGTTCTACAGAGATCAGCTGCTGAGGGAGGGAGTGGCGCACGTCCTGACATATGTCTCTCACATGAAAAGCTTCACCTCTAGCCTTGCAGAACGCAGCCAAGAGCaa AGCTCACAGCACATCCAGAGAGTGGTTCGGCGATGCGCCATGCGATGGAAGCAGCGGACGCTATGCAAAGCGGGCAGGACGCAAGGGGTCGGAGAGTTACCTCCTAAAAAGAGCGTGAccttctgtctgcctgcaccTGGCTCACCGAGCACATTGCATGGGCTCTCTTGCTCCGACTCGGTAGCACGCAGATCTGAAGATGGGGTCCTCAGGGAGCT GGCTCAAACCCGCGCTGCTAGATGTCAGCCGCGTCGCTGCAAAGAACTGCTTGAGTCTCCTGTCAAAATGTTTCACCATAATGG TATCCAAGGGCAGGCAGTCACCAGCACTAATACTAAGAACCATATCGGAGGCCACCAACATACAATCCCACCTCCCTTGGAGCCAGGTTCTTCTTTACACACAGGCCTCCCTGCTGTGAGACTCTGCCTCCAGCCTCCTACAGTCCCCATGAACCCCAAGCCTCCAGCTGTGACCCAGAGCACCCTCATTTCTGCTGCGGCACACTCAGAGCCTCACATGCCCTCTACCCAGGGACGGCAAAACCAGGATGTCCTTTTACCTCCATCAGCTTTCATTACCACCAATTCTCAACTTAAG CCGGGAAAGACCAGCAACTCAAGTCCTGGAGATGCCTCACTTGTGCCGCCGCATCATTTTGTCTCCTACTCATCAAGTAATTCAG GGGTTTGTCTGCGAGCAGCCAGTGAAGGAGCTGAGGTTCAGGGTGCAGAGGAGCCGTTTGCTGGGGTAGAGACTGATGACCCAACATCAACCCTGACCAGAGAGCTGCTCAGAATTCAACTGGACATGAAGGGCTTCCAGCAGGACAGGAAGCAGCTCCG GGCATGGCAAAGGCTGAAAGAGGTATTGAAAACTTGGCTGCATACCAGTGGAAAGGAAgagcaaatggaaaaaagcaCTGTTAGTCAAGAGTTGATGGAG TTGGAGGAGGACATCAACAGACTGTCCACCGAGCTGGAGAAACAGAGGCCAAAAATGCTTCTTCATGCAGCCAGGGTCCGACATTTACAGACTCTCCTCCGCACCTCAGGAGCTGATTTTCTCCCCAGACcaccagaggagagagaaactaATCTTTCTGTGCTCACAACATGA
- the sfi1 gene encoding protein SFI1 homolog isoform X2, translating to MQTNTRKPQPLKSRVSTVRSGGETKVHSRKVPYRVGYTWNRGGRLKELRIRHLARKFLNKWIYNTFGRVHPQKARCHHARVVLLRAFGAWRDEWWSCRREWSLTVRAQCHYRYYLYNWIFHSWRGFVSVQREKKKKVQNAQSFAEDRRMHLVWDRWEIFLEMRRMKRRMNESALQKKKLAVLRSAWSAWQMKLQQRHDLHALEEQALQQRALTLQRMAWLKWKELHTAACSQREKESKASLHFILGLRRKALTQWIRYVSYRQAKKQPQAVAVRAQHLRLVRGCWSKWRNGLYRKWSEEDRQQAAGHLSKQSIQRWALERWRTYVNLCREEAERNHIATQHHQLQLLRAGLQGLSLNVSWSKVHRLNKNMAVQHCCQTITSKYWRLWQDRLEEAEDKAFHPQVQMALTHYSTSLLSSCFRHWTEKLAERRYMQGLEHRAEAWFAQRMLPQCFTSWVEFTLQRRLHKKRREKAEVYNRQRQYTWVFYTWWEQSEKRKEEMLSVRMAILHEERCHAHRAWAHWRQRTQQQIDEREKQRASDSLYMHRLLQKTVKQWKDNSTEIRDRRNREEQACHQGDLRRMRWAVDRWKEFVQGKRVKHSRLEQMKHYHETKLLRHALEAWKKHQLQMAQIYSHAEKMNALKTHCFLRRILATWRENASLLAETRIMEQKAQNHFQHHLQLKVLLAWRVAATCAVSKLHQQGEILTRAQNHINQVSLRGIFNQWRKQTRKARTERMDSEKARQHHYSRLLSHALKAWKKHHHQYHKHQVMKRQGLLLLRLKTCQRYFEQWKTELQHRRKEAQQTELALWHWSLTLQAKVVLAWRLWVTERHKKNERLAGAAQFYRDQLLREGVAHVLTYVSHMKSFTSSLAERSQEQSSQHIQRVVRRCAMRWKQRTLCKAGRTQGVGELPPKKSVTFCLPAPGSPSTLHGLSCSDSVARRSEDGVLRELAQTRAARCQPRRCKELLESPVKMFHHNGIQGQAVTSTNTKNHIGGHQHTIPPPLEPGSSLHTGLPAVRLCLQPPTVPMNPKPPAVTQPHMPSTQGRQNQDVLLPPSAFITTNSQLKPGKTSNSSPGDASLVPPHHFVSYSSSNSGVCLRAASEGAEVQGAEEPFAGVETDDPTSTLTRELLRIQLDMKGFQQDRKQLRAWQRLKEVLKTWLHTSGKEEQMEKSTVSQELMELEEDINRLSTELEKQRPKMLLHAARVRHLQTLLRTSGADFLPRPPEERETNLSVLTT from the exons ATGCAAACTAACACGAGAAAGCCGCAACCACTGAAATCCCGGGTGAGTACTGTCAGATCCGGCGGTGAAACCAAGGTGCACAGCCGAAAGGTCCCCTATAGAGTTGGATACACCTGGAACAGAGGTGGGAGACTCAAGGAGCTGAGAATAAG GCACCTGGCAAGGAAGTTCCTGAATAAATGGATTTACAACACTTTTGGTCGAGTCCATCCTCAGAAAGCCAG GTGCCACCATGCCAGGGTGGTCCTGCTCCGAGCCTTTGGAGCCTGGAGGGATGAGTGGTGGAGCTGTAGGAGGGAGTGGAGTCTCACCGTGCGGGCACAGTGTCATTACAG GTATTACCTCTATAACTGGATTTTCCACAGCTGGAGAGGCTTTGTGTCTgtgcagagagaaaagaagaagaaagtccAAAATGCCCAGTCCTTTG CTGAGGACCGACGGATGCACCTGGTGTGGGACAGGTGGGAGATTTTCCTGGAGATGAGACGAATGAAGCGCAGGATGAATGAATCTgctttgcaaaagaaaaaacttgCAGTTCTTCG ttCAGCGTGGAGCGCGTggcagatgaagctgcagcagcgtCATGACCTGCACGCGTTGGAGGAGCAGGCCCTGCAGCAGCGGGCACTGACGTTACAGAGAATG GCATGGCTTAAGTGGAAAGAATTGCACACGGCTGCCTGCTctcagagagagaaggaatcCAAGGCTTCACTCCACTTCATCCTTGGTCTGAGGAGAAAAGCATTAACTCAATGGATTCGTTATGTATCGTACCGAcaagcaaagaaacagccaCAAG CTGTGGCTGTGCGTGCCCAGCATCTCAGACTGGTCAGGGGGTGTTGGAGTAAATGGCGCAATGGATTGTATCGCAAATGGAGCGAGGAGGACCGCCAGCAGGCTGCAGGACATTTGTCAAAGCAGAGCATCCAGCGCTGGGCCCTGGAGCGCTGGAGAACTT ATGTGAATCTGTGCAGAGAGGAAGCTGAAAGAAACCACATCGCGACTCAACACCACCAGCTTCAGCTGCTG CGTGCTGGGTTGCAGGGGCTGTCCCTTAACGTCAGCTGGAGCAAAGTGCATCGATTGAACAAGAACATGGCCGTGCAgcattgttgtcaaact ATAACTAGCAAATATTGGAGATTATGGCAGGACCGCCTAGAGGAGGCCGAAGACAAGGCTTTTCATCCACAAGTACAAATGGCACTGACACACTacag CACTTCACTGTTGAGCAGCTGTTTTCGCCACTGGACAGAAAAGCTTGCTGAACGCAGATACATGCAG GGATTGGAGCATCGTGCAGAGGCCTGGTTCGCTCAACGCATGTTACCGCAGTGTTTCACTTCCTGGGTTGAATTTACCCTTCAGAGAAGACTGCataagaagagaagagagaaggctGAAGTCTATAATCG CCAGCGTCAGTACACTTGGGTCTTCTACACCTGGTGGGAACAGTCAGAAAAGCGGAAGGAGGAGATGCTCTCTGTGCGGATG GCAATTCTTCACGAGGAGAGGTGCCATGCGCACAGAGCCTGGGCTCACTGGAGGCAGCGAACGCAGCAGCAAATCgatgagagggagaaacagagggcTTCAGACAGTCTGTACATGCACAGGCTTCTGCAGAAGACAGTGAAACAGTGGAAGGATAACAGCACTGAGATACGGGACAG GAGAAACCGAGAGGAGCAGGCTTGTCATCAGGGTGACCTGCGGCGCATGAGATGGGCTGTGGATCGCTGGAAAGag TTTGTTCAGGGCAAGCGGGTGAAGCACAGCAGGCTGGAGCAGATGAAGCACTACCACGAGACTAAACTTCTCAGACATGCCCTGGAGGCCTGGAAG AAACACCAGCTGCAGATGGCCCAGATTTACAGTCATGCGGAGAAGATGAAcgcactgaaaacacattgctTTCTCAG gaggATTCTCGCCACGTGGAGGGAGAACGCTTCGCTTCTGGCAGAGACCAGAATCATGGAGCAAAAAGCCCAGAATCACTTCCAGCATCACCTTCAACTTAAG GTGCTTCTTGCTTGGAGAGTAGCTGCGACTTGTGCTGTGTCAAAACTCCACCAGCAGGGGGAGATACTGACCAGGGCTCAAAACCACATAAATCAAG TGTCATTACGAGGGATCTTCAACCAATGGAGGAAGCAAACAAGAAAAGCTCGGACCGAGAGGATGGATTCAGAAAAAGCCAGACAGCACCATTATTCCAGACTTCTTTCTCACGCACTGAAAGCATGGAAAAAGCATCACCACCAGTATCATAAACATCAG gtaATGAAACGACAAGGACTCTTGTTGCTGAGACTAAAGACTTGCCAGAGATACTTTGAGCAGTGGAAAACAGAG ctgcagcacagaagGAAAGAGGCTCAGCAGACGGAGCTGGCCCTTTGGCACTGGTCCCTCACTCTCCAGGCCAAG GTGGTGTTGGCGTGGAGGCTGTGGGTCACAGAGCGGCACAAGAAGAACGAGCGTCTGGCTGGAGCTGCTCAGTTCTACAGAGATCAGCTGCTGAGGGAGGGAGTGGCGCACGTCCTGACATATGTCTCTCACATGAAAAGCTTCACCTCTAGCCTTGCAGAACGCAGCCAAGAGCaa AGCTCACAGCACATCCAGAGAGTGGTTCGGCGATGCGCCATGCGATGGAAGCAGCGGACGCTATGCAAAGCGGGCAGGACGCAAGGGGTCGGAGAGTTACCTCCTAAAAAGAGCGTGAccttctgtctgcctgcaccTGGCTCACCGAGCACATTGCATGGGCTCTCTTGCTCCGACTCGGTAGCACGCAGATCTGAAGATGGGGTCCTCAGGGAGCT GGCTCAAACCCGCGCTGCTAGATGTCAGCCGCGTCGCTGCAAAGAACTGCTTGAGTCTCCTGTCAAAATGTTTCACCATAATGG TATCCAAGGGCAGGCAGTCACCAGCACTAATACTAAGAACCATATCGGAGGCCACCAACATACAATCCCACCTCCCTTGGAGCCAGGTTCTTCTTTACACACAGGCCTCCCTGCTGTGAGACTCTGCCTCCAGCCTCCTACAGTCCCCATGAACCCCAAGCCTCCAGCTGTGACCC AGCCTCACATGCCCTCTACCCAGGGACGGCAAAACCAGGATGTCCTTTTACCTCCATCAGCTTTCATTACCACCAATTCTCAACTTAAG CCGGGAAAGACCAGCAACTCAAGTCCTGGAGATGCCTCACTTGTGCCGCCGCATCATTTTGTCTCCTACTCATCAAGTAATTCAG GGGTTTGTCTGCGAGCAGCCAGTGAAGGAGCTGAGGTTCAGGGTGCAGAGGAGCCGTTTGCTGGGGTAGAGACTGATGACCCAACATCAACCCTGACCAGAGAGCTGCTCAGAATTCAACTGGACATGAAGGGCTTCCAGCAGGACAGGAAGCAGCTCCG GGCATGGCAAAGGCTGAAAGAGGTATTGAAAACTTGGCTGCATACCAGTGGAAAGGAAgagcaaatggaaaaaagcaCTGTTAGTCAAGAGTTGATGGAG TTGGAGGAGGACATCAACAGACTGTCCACCGAGCTGGAGAAACAGAGGCCAAAAATGCTTCTTCATGCAGCCAGGGTCCGACATTTACAGACTCTCCTCCGCACCTCAGGAGCTGATTTTCTCCCCAGACcaccagaggagagagaaactaATCTTTCTGTGCTCACAACATGA